From Onychostoma macrolepis isolate SWU-2019 chromosome 05, ASM1243209v1, whole genome shotgun sequence, one genomic window encodes:
- the barhl1a gene encoding barH-like homeobox 1a, whose amino-acid sequence MEVSNGSSFGIESILSHRPTSPCVSKGECRSPVELSPRSDLDSGCSSPPSPRRTSVEDAVQRHARALGLDSPLQISQQPRTVTSSFLIRDILADCKPLAACAPYSSTGQSAQDNEDCMDKLHSNSSSDSEYRVKDEADREISSSRDSPSSRLKKPRKARTAFTDHQLAQLERSFERQKYLSVQDRMELAASLNLTDTQVKTWYQNRRTKWKRQTAVGLELLAEAGNYSALQRMFPSPYFYPQSLVSNLDPGPGLYLYRGPSAPPPPVQRPLVPRILLHGLQGGGEPASLPGIIPRHTPR is encoded by the exons ATGGAGGTATCAAACGGGTCGAGCTTTGGGATCGAGTCTATACTTTCTCACAGACCGACCAGTCCGTGTGTGTCAAAGGGGGAGTGCAGGTCTCCAGTGGAGTTGAGCCCGCGGTCGGATCTGGACAGCGGCTGTTCGTCGCCTCCCTCCCCGAGACGGACCTCGGTGGAAGACGCGGTGCAAAGACACGCTCGCGCCCTCGGACTGGACTCTCCTTTACAAATATCTCAGCAGCCACGAACAGTCACGTCCTCGTTCTTGATCAGAGACATACTAGCGGACTGCAAACCCCTGGCAGCCTGTGCTCCTTATTCCAGCACTGGACAGTCAGCACAAGATAATGAAGACTGCATGGACAAACTTCACAGCAATTCGTCCTCAGACAGTGAATACAGGG TGAAGGACGAAGCTGATCGAGAAATCTCCAGCAGTAGAGACAGCCCCAGCTCCCGGCTGAAGAAGCCTCGGAAAGCGCGCACTGCGTTCACTGATCACCAGCTGGCGCAGCTAGAGCGCAGCTTCGAGCGTCAGAAGTACCTCAGCGTGCAGGACAGGATGGAGCTGGCAGCGTCCCTCAACCTCACCGACACACAGGTCAAAACATGGTACCAAAACCGCAG AACGAAGTGGAAAAGGCAGACAGCAGTTGGACTGGAGCTCCTCGCGGAAGCAGGGAATTACTCAGCTCTACAAAGAATGTTCCCATCGCCCTATTTTTACCCTCAAAGTTTGGTGTCTAACCTCGACCCGGGACCAGGGTTGTATCTGTACAGAGGGCCGTCCGCGCCTCCTCCACCGGTCCAGCGGCCTCTGGTCCCGAGGATCCTCCTGCACGGTCTTCAGGGCGGCGGAGAGCCAGCGTCTCTCCCTGGAATCATACCGCGACATACGCCGCGATGA
- the cfap77 gene encoding cilia- and flagella-associated protein 77 has translation MESPRVGVVRESMLHRPLLIKPALGKTKSRGLSYPGPDFVFGTATTVQDGGVPEAISSWHTHTVSTRNREAERDFMALNREGVKSGLVTAKELHQYRATHDIRRQPLTREGFRRSAPARIPADTSFGITNRPSTPISELMEYKYAQKWLEEQQAKDKILQAHRHKKAQLGRIQDTRTTMLRKSRPLPEAPSMWKMPRFQQVGPALDTFRDPEARKKAMSAHHSESASRRGILGQGTYMVD, from the exons CCAGCTCTTGGAAAGACCAAGTCAAGAGGTTTGTCCTATCCGGGGCCTGACTTTGTTTTTGGGACAGCAACCACAGTTCAGGATGGAGGAGTGCCAGAGG ctatctCCAGCTGGCACACTCACACTGTGTCTACCAGAAACAGGGAGGCTGAGAGGGATTTTATGGCCCTTAACCGAGAAGGGGTCAAGTCAGGCTTGGTTACTGCTAAAGAGCTGCACCAGTACCGCGCCACCCACGACATTCGGCGCCAGCCGTTGACCAGAGAGGGGTTTCGCAGGTCTGCCCCAGCTCGCATACCAGCAGATACTTCGTTTGGAATTACTAACAG ACCATCCACCCCAATCTCAGAGCTGATGGAGTATAAGTATGCTCAAAAATGGCTGGAAGAGCAGCAGGCCAAGGACAAAATCCTGCAGGCCCATCGGCATAAGAAG GCTCAGCTTGGACGTATACAGGATACACGAACAACCATGCTCCGCAAGAGTCGCCCCTTGCCTGAGGCCCCATCCATGTGGAAAATGCCTCGTTTCCAGCAG GTGGGACCAGCACTGGACACCTTTCGAGATCCTGAAGCCCGGAAGAAAGCCATGAGCGCCCACCACTCAGAGTCTGCAAGCAGGAGAGGGATTCTGGGTCAAGGCACTTACATGGTGGATTAA